From Lolium perenne isolate Kyuss_39 chromosome 5, Kyuss_2.0, whole genome shotgun sequence, a single genomic window includes:
- the LOC127321520 gene encoding uncharacterized protein, whose protein sequence is MLLEKIILLISTFHRYWDLDKLSQHMFSNFLSAGWEHAVVMAGMVDTSSAPCPARKISRNSRTAQKKPGEKLSTSHPRMPRAHDPLTSSIHCQFTTAALIASMAQDHATLHSGVASKNVILNLTASISACLYRPSPRWTQFLPSSSPSTIVSPRCSTTRRSKEVLLKELIACRLGGQ, encoded by the exons ATGTTGCTTGAGAAG ATAATTTTGCTGATATCCACATTTCACAG GTACTGGGACCTTGATAAGCTCAGCCAACACATGTTCAGCAACTTTCTGAGCGCTG GTTGGGAACATGCGGTGGTGATGGCAGGTATGGTTGATACGTCATCCGCTCCATGTCCCGCAAGAAAAATCTCACGGAACAGCAGGACCGCCCAAAAAAAACCAGGAGAAAAACTGTCCACTTCCCACCCACGCATGCCAAGAGCCCACGATCCCCTCACAAGTTCTATCCATTGCCAGTTCACCACTGCCGCGCTGATTGCTTCGATGGCACAAGACCATGCCACCCTCCACTCCGGTGTGGCCTCCAAGAATGTCATCCTTAACCTCACGGCGAGCATCTCCGCCTGCCTCTACCGCCCCTCGCCGCGTTGGACCCAG TTCCTTCCGTCATCGTCTCCGTCGACTATCGTCTCGCCCCGGTGCAGCACAACAAGGAGATCTAAGGAGGTCCTTCTCAAGGAGCTCATCGCCTGCAGGTTGGGAGGACAATAG